A DNA window from Naumovozyma dairenensis CBS 421 chromosome 7, complete genome contains the following coding sequences:
- the PET18 gene encoding Pet18p (similar to Saccharomyces cerevisiae PET18 (YCR020C); ancestral locus Anc_1.439) produces MPSTSETLLIKYQSIYKKATEHVFTKELCQGTLDDRSLYIYLAQDLQFFEVSLRLICKITSLAPDTDSLITLAKKIGFFANDENTYFRDCLELLAPSVSEEERKKFSTTIIPGIDKYVQLLEELKADHSLKYCELITFLWCLEQVYLKWAHDLPRKENLHWKYQTWIDLHDGEHFESWCTFLKNQVDKYPVEEVEEIFVKTTELEFEFFDSCYSA; encoded by the coding sequence ATGCCCTCAACTAGTGAaactttattaattaaatacCAATCTATTTACAAAAAAGCAACCGAACATGTATTCACAAAGGAATTATGTCAAGGTACTTTGGATGATCGTTCATTATACATCTACCTAGCACAAGATttacaattttttgaagtGAGTCTAAGATTAATCTGTAAGATCACCTCTTTAGCGCCAGATACTGATAGTTTAATTACGTTAgccaaaaaaattggattcTTTGccaatgatgaaaatacaTATTTCAGAGATTGTTTAGAATTATTGGCGCCTTCTGTgtctgaagaagaaaggaAGAAATTTAGTACAACTATTATTCCAGGCATAGATAAATATGTCCAACTATTGGAAGAATTGAAAGCTGATCACTCTTTGAAATACTGCGAATTGATTACATTCTTATGGTGCTTGGAACAAGTCTATTTGAAGTGGGCCCATGATCTTCCAAGAAAGGAGAACTTACACTGGAAATATCAAACTTGGATTGATTTACATGATGGTGaacattttgaaagttGGTGTACATTCTTGAAGAATCAAGTGGATAAATACCCCGTTGAAGAGGTTGAGGAAATATTTGTCAAAACAACAGAATTGGAGTTTGAATTCTTTGACAGTTGTTATTCTGCTTAG
- the HTL1 gene encoding Htl1p (similar to Saccharomyces cerevisiae HTL1 (YCR020W-B); ancestral locus Anc_1.437): protein MSSTPTAGNRDISLENDCLKTLTAHELLSRRENMCELFNLVDDSQRRIPLNKNLLEDMKARLEKMKNSNDE, encoded by the coding sequence ATGTCTTCAACACCTACTGCTGGGAACCGTGATATATCGCTGGAGAATGATTGTTTAAAGACACTTACTGCCcatgaattattatcacGTAGAGAGAATATGTgtgaattatttaatttggTTGATGATTCCCAAAGAAGGATCCCACTAAATAAGAATCTGTTAGAAGATATGAAGGCAAGACTcgagaaaatgaagaactCGAATGATGAATAA
- the CWH43 gene encoding Cwh43p (similar to Saccharomyces cerevisiae CWH43 (YCR017C); ancestral locus Anc_1.434): protein MVTISGKIIPLIHTICASSAFLAAFVTGYTLHFHKIVTNAHYTYPDEWFPSVSATIGDRYPERSIFQILIALTAFPRFLLLLGQYYLTNSVATFIIGILRTVSCGGWVYITSTDDHDTHDIFMIIYIILTLPWDIMITRLSKTSAFKKGLTATIFFTTLVPMIYWYIQHQIEKRPGAYSIYAYFEWSLIILDITFDAFSYSDFKSFSIVLDMGKNPITGFYQIGELVANESGENKLVEETIVEQAIKQSEPVQQDETKNESDIIDKKEVADKSSYPFSYDSFFYLLTNTFNSLIFWSNLTALTCSIWHFPLWYMGISGYEAAILGYLGPIILYLPFMPTIIFHYGILLGGLTTIGAFLINTPETRLITVSIGTAITMGYFTQNLRTIQNIETKFAFAFTWALGLAISVVLKMGFYSNNPIWPILNETMAVITILGMYFGHLVFGMLTPFTNQIHKSQKASMSLVNKSNCLFVHKLAISLGFGSLVFGIHQLMTDASTTIYWSWEGYNERGQGPLAWPWSALTCLVMLVAVLTSYKFSTSPLFPSLFLVLSTAVLCNRAIVEWNKYIFGGLLYIIAMIWLIPIFFNALSLLNSIWVFVFGFFTYIILVLAHVWVVAYAFVPFGWLLRERIETVLSISTLLILMGVVSSSALVSNNTAMIPTLSKKFIKIIALFSVLVLSLIATLTYQIRPTGVPQPYHPESRLFTAGIWTIHFGLDNDMWASEDRMSSLIKDMELDFVGLLETDTQRITMGNRDLTSKLAHDLNMYADFGPGPNKHTWGCLLLSKFPIINSTHHLLPSPDGELAPAIHAVVKTYDDILVDVFVFHSGQEEDIEDRRLQSEGMAALMGSTDRPSILLSYLVTEPGVGNYNTYVSERSGMHDIDPTDSDRWCEYILYKGLRRTGYARVSRGTITDTELQVGKFQVLSKDETKRYGSSIYRYEHVDEPQAEDMKFPDKFNGDGERGHFYHVFDKPRYYDF from the coding sequence ATGGTTACAATAAGCGGGAAAATCATTCCACTGATTCATACGATATGTGCTTCTTCGGCGTTTCTAGCTGCATTTGTCACAGGTTATACGCTTCATTTCCATAAAATTGTCACAAATGCTCATTATACCTATCCAGATGAATGGTTCCCAAGTGTTTCAGCAACAATAGGTGACAGATACCCTGAACGATCCATCTTTCAAATACTAATTGCATTGACAGCATTCCCAAGATTCCTTCTCTTATTGGGACAATATTACTTAACTAATTCCGTAGCTACATTCATTATCGGTATATTGAGAACAGTGTCATGCGGTGGTTGGGTATACATTACAAGTACAGATGATCATGATACTCATGACATTTTCATGATTATTTACATTATTTTGACCTTACCCTGGGATATCATGATAACTCGTTTATCTAAAACATCTGCTTTTAAAAAGGGTTTAACAGCTACTATATTCTTTACAACTCTAGTTCCAATGATCTACTGGTATATTCAGCaccaaattgaaaaaagacCCGGTGCATATTCCATCTACGCTTATTTTGAATGGTCATTGATAATCCTTGATATTACATTCGATGCATTTTCTTACTCAGATTTTAAGAGCTTTAGCATTGTTTTGGATATGGGTAAAAATCCTATAACAGGATTTTATCAAATCGGTGAGCTTGTCGCTAATGAGTCTGGTGAAAATAAACTCGTAGAAGAAACCATTGTTGAACAAGCTATCAAACAGTCTGAGCCTGTTCAGCAGGATGAAACTAAGAATGAATCTGATATTATTGACAAGAAAGAAGTTGCTGACAAGTCTTCTTACCCTTTCTCATATGATTCATTCTTTTACCTCTTAACGAATACATTTAACTCTCTCATCTTCTGGTCAAACTTGACAGCTTTAACCTGCAGTATTTGGCATTTTCCACTTTGGTATATGGGTATATCTGGTTATGAAGCTGCGATATTAGGATACTTAGGTCCAATTATCCTCTATCTTCCATTTATGCCAACCATCATTTTCCATTATGGTATACTTTTAGGAGGGTTAACTACTATTGGTGCATTCTTGATTAATACACCAGAAACAAGATTAATCACAGTATCAATCGGAACAGCAATTACAATGGGTTATTTCACTCAAAATTTAAGAACAATTCAAAAcattgaaacaaaatttgCCTTCGCGTTTACTTGGGCTCTTGGATTAGCTATCTCTGTTGTCTTAAAGATGGGCTTCTACTCGAATAATCCGATATGGCCAATTTTGAACGAAACAATGGCGGTCATAACTATTTTAGGTATGTATTTTGGTCATCTAGTTTTTGGGATGTTGACTCCATTTAcaaatcaaattcataaaTCACAGAAGGCTTCAATGTCACTAGTGAACAAGTCAAACTGTCTTTTCGTTCATAAGTTAGCCATTTCACTTGGATTTGGTTCTCTTGTTTTTGGAATCCATCAATTAATGACGGATGCTTCAACGACAATATACTGGTCATGGGAAGGTTATAATGAAAGAGGACAAGGTCCATTAGCCTGGCCATGGAGTGCCTTAACTTGTCTCGTAATGCTTGTAGCTGTTCTCACAAGTTATAAGTTCTCAACTAGTCCATTGTTCCCTTCATTGTTTTTGGTTTTGTCTACTGCTGTTTTGTGTAACAGAGCCATCGTTGAATGGAATAAATACATATTTGGTGGATTGCTCTACATCATTGCAATGATTTGGTTGATTCCTATCTTCTTTAATGCGCTGTCTTTGCTTAATTCAATTTGGGTTTTTGTCTTTGGGTTTTTTACTTATATCATCCTTGTTCTAGCTCATGTTTGGGTTGTGGCTTATGCCTTTGTTCCATTTGGATGGTTGTTAAGAGAAAGGATTGAAACGGTCCTATCAATCTCTACACTTTTAATCTTAATGGGTGTTGTTTCATCTAGTGCGTTAgtttcaaataatacaGCAATGATTCCAACTCTAAGcaaaaaattcatcaaaattattgCCCTATTTTCAGTCTTAGTCTTGTCCTTAATCGCAACTTTAACATACCAAATTAGACCCACTGGTGTTCCACAACCATATCATCCGGAATCACGTCTGTTCACAGCAGGTATTTGGACAATTCATTTTGGCCTGGATAATGATATGTGGGCATCCGAAGATCGCATGAGCTCGTTAATCAAAGATATGGAATTAGATTTTGTAGGATTATTAGAAACTGATACACAACGTATCACTATGGGTAACAGAGATTTAACTAGTAAATTAGCTCATGATTTGAATATGTATGCGGATTTTGGACCCGGGCCTAACAAACATACTTGGGGTTgtctattattatcaaaattccCAATTATTAATTCCACACACCATTTATTACCATCACCTGATGGTGAGTTAGCACCAGCTATCCATGCTGTTGTAAAGACATATGATGACATTCTAGTGgatgtttttgttttccaTAGTGgtcaagaagaagatattgaagaCAGAAGATTACAAAGTGAAGGCATGGCCGCCTTAATGGGGTCTACTGATCGTCCAAGTATTTTATTAAGTTATTTGGTTACTGAACCTGGTGTGGGTAATTATAACACGTATGTTAGTGAGAGATCCGGTATGCATGATATTGACCCTACAGACTCTGATAGATGGTGTGAGTACATTTTATACAAAGGTTTAAGAAGAACTGGGTATGCTAGAGTTTCTAGAGGTACTATTACCGACACAGAATTACAAGTTGGTAAATTCCAAGTATTAAGTAaagatgaaacaaaaaGGTATGGTTCTTCCATATACAGATATGAACATGTCGATGAACCACAAGCAGAAGATATGAAATTCCCAGATAAATTTAATGGAGACGGTGAAAGAGGACATTTTTACCATGTTTTCGATAAACCTCGTTATTACgatttttga
- the MAK31 gene encoding Mak31p (similar to Saccharomyces cerevisiae MAK31 (YCR020C-A); ancestral locus Anc_1.438), with translation MEHLKLGDFIGCTLYITLSKERFIQGTLVAVDSQANLLLDYVWERTITKDITNAKYNDRLMGLVSVPSDTIMSIKITKTKVNKLVTLKNEMLSSIV, from the coding sequence ATGGAACACCTTAAACTTGGAGATTTTATTGGATGTACTCTATATATCACATTGAGCAAGGAAAGATTCATACAAGGGACATTGGTAGCCGTCGATTCGCAGGCTAACTTGTTATTGGATTACGTATGGGAGCGAACTATTACAAAAGACATAACTAATgcaaaatataatgacaGACTTATGGGACTTGTTAGTGTGCCTAGTGATACTATAATGTCGATAAAAATAACGAAAACTAAGGTGAATAAGTTGGTCAcgttgaaaaatgaaatgttGAGTTCTATAgtttga
- the NDAI0G04990 gene encoding SRP1/TIP1 family protein, which yields MNTKAAALLATLAIVAPSVASAAPASPSAGEVTELNVLLNDVKSNLNEYISLAFTPGSGVSLFNLPAGVLDVGLAIAGATDDSYTTLYSKVDFAGVDKMITKLPWYSSRIEPAIESAILGSN from the coding sequence ATGAACACCAAAGCTGCCGCCTTATTAGCCACCCTTGCCATTGTTGCTCCTTCCGTTGCTTCTGCTGCCCCAGCATCCCCAAGTGCCGGTGAAGTTACTGAATTGAATGTCTTATTAAACGATGTCAAGTCTAACTTGAATGAATACATTTCTCTAGCTTTCACCCCAGGCTCTGGTGTGTCCTTATTCAACTTACCAGCCGGTGTGTTGGATGTCGGTTTGGCCATTGCCGGTGCTACTGACGATTCCTACACTACTTTGTACTCCAAGGTTGATTTTGCCGGTGTTGATAAGATGATTACCAAGTTACCATGGTACTCTTCCAGAATTGAACCTGCCATTGAATCTGCTATTTTAGGCTCTAACTAG